A window of Clostridium botulinum BKT015925 contains these coding sequences:
- a CDS encoding host-nuclease inhibitor Gam family protein, producing MMNALLKNEIKEMNEVIEEQVTTFKVDSLESANWCFRKIRALKEQIENNKALANAEKFRIDSWEKKENESALNSIDYFESLVTEYFKEEKIKDKKFKLSTPYGKVSSRKSKTWKYENEELTLEYLKKNDYFDLIKVKEDLNKTELKKVFKDGVNKETGEILPGVSVEEKESISIKVE from the coding sequence ATGATGAATGCATTATTAAAGAATGAGATAAAAGAAATGAACGAGGTTATAGAGGAACAAGTTACTACTTTTAAAGTTGATAGTTTAGAAAGTGCAAACTGGTGCTTTAGAAAGATAAGAGCACTTAAAGAGCAGATAGAAAACAATAAAGCATTAGCGAATGCTGAAAAGTTTAGAATAGATTCATGGGAAAAGAAAGAAAATGAAAGTGCTTTAAACAGTATAGATTATTTTGAAAGTTTAGTAACAGAGTATTTTAAGGAAGAAAAGATTAAAGATAAGAAATTTAAGCTTAGTACACCTTATGGAAAAGTAAGTAGTCGGAAATCAAAGACATGGAAGTACGAAAATGAAGAATTAACACTGGAATATCTTAAAAAGAATGATTATTTTGATTTGATAAAAGTTAAAGAAGATTTAAATAAGACAGAGTTAAAGAAAGTATTTAAAGATGGAGTAAATAAAGAAACGGGTGAAATCCTTCCAGGAGTAAGTGTTGAAGAAAAGGAAAGCATTTCTATAAAAGTTGAATAG
- a CDS encoding ORF6C domain-containing protein, with product MNNLEIIEIKGRRVLTTEQLAKIYGTTTDNIKVNFNNHKNNFKEGKHYYFLQGKELKEFKNQVNDIYLVGKRAASLYLWTERGANRHCKILDTDKAWEQFDNLEEIYFRVKEDSQNVPKTLEDIMICTLQGMKEVKQQLNQVNNHALEAKEGVRKLREESPLFGVEMDELQKSVRGKGIKVLGGYHTNAYNDKSLRTKVYSDIQRELKRQFGVSSYKAIKRKEFQHSLEMISKYKPPFVLQNEIEYINNQIVLQEVACSR from the coding sequence GTGAATAATTTAGAAATTATAGAAATTAAAGGAAGAAGGGTTTTAACAACAGAACAATTAGCTAAAATTTATGGAACAACAACAGATAATATTAAAGTTAATTTTAACAATCATAAGAATAATTTCAAGGAAGGAAAACATTATTATTTTTTACAAGGTAAAGAACTAAAGGAGTTTAAGAACCAAGTAAATGATATTTACCTAGTTGGTAAAAGGGCAGCTAGTTTATATTTATGGACAGAAAGAGGAGCAAACAGACATTGTAAGATTCTTGATACAGATAAAGCATGGGAACAGTTTGATAACTTAGAAGAAATATATTTTAGAGTTAAGGAAGATTCTCAAAATGTACCAAAGACTTTAGAAGATATAATGATTTGCACTTTGCAAGGTATGAAAGAAGTGAAGCAGCAACTTAATCAAGTTAACAATCATGCTTTAGAAGCTAAAGAGGGTGTTAGAAAATTAAGAGAAGAAAGTCCATTATTTGGAGTTGAAATGGATGAACTTCAAAAATCAGTTAGAGGAAAAGGAATAAAAGTTTTAGGTGGATATCATACAAATGCCTATAATGATAAATCTTTAAGAACAAAAGTATATTCAGATATACAGAGGGAATTAAAAAGGCAATTTGGGGTAAGTAGTTATAAAGCTATTAAAAGAAAAGAATTTCAACATTCATTAGAAATGATATCAAAGTATAAACCACCATTTGTATTACAAAATGAGATTGAATATATTAATAATCAAATTGTTTTACAAGAAGTAGCTTGTAGCAGATAG
- a CDS encoding DUF4373 domain-containing protein gives MARPQKSGLDYFPLDVDMDQDDKIALIEAQHGIMGFAIVIKLLMKIYKNSYFYEWTEKEQLLFSNRVNVDINAVNVVINDCVKWGLFNSDLLENHKILTSKGIQRRYLEAVGRRQKVKMNEEYLLLDNETVNVYKNLVIVNINGVNADINPQSKVKESKVKKSKVNENNETHSYALELYKYFSELMPGQSIAQHIGALKIWIDMYGYEWTKEAIQKCVSSKNKFVKPWIKTVLENWKSEGKEDNSGGTRQDIKKGEGKWDGFKPPKPKITHVDTTGLI, from the coding sequence ATGGCAAGACCACAAAAAAGCGGATTAGATTATTTTCCATTAGATGTAGATATGGACCAGGATGACAAAATTGCACTCATAGAAGCTCAACATGGCATAATGGGTTTTGCTATAGTAATTAAACTGTTAATGAAGATTTATAAGAACAGTTACTTCTATGAGTGGACAGAAAAGGAACAATTACTCTTTTCAAATAGGGTTAATGTAGACATTAATGCAGTTAATGTTGTCATTAATGATTGTGTTAAATGGGGGTTATTTAATAGTGACCTCCTTGAAAACCACAAGATACTTACATCTAAGGGCATTCAGCGTAGGTATTTAGAAGCTGTAGGGCGTAGACAAAAGGTAAAAATGAATGAAGAATACTTACTTTTAGACAATGAAACAGTTAATGTATACAAAAATCTAGTTATTGTTAACATTAATGGAGTTAATGCAGACATTAATCCCCAAAGTAAAGTAAAGGAAAGTAAAGTAAAGAAGAGTAAAGTAAATGAGAACAATGAAACACACTCATACGCATTAGAACTTTATAAATATTTTTCAGAATTGATGCCAGGACAAAGTATAGCTCAACATATAGGAGCATTAAAGATATGGATAGATATGTATGGATATGAATGGACAAAGGAAGCTATTCAAAAATGTGTTAGCAGTAAAAACAAGTTTGTTAAACCGTGGATAAAAACAGTTTTAGAAAATTGGAAATCAGAAGGAAAGGAGGACAACAGTGGAGGTACTAGACAGGATATTAAAAAAGGTGAAGGAAAATGGGATGGATTTAAGCCACCAAAACCAAAAATCACACATGTTGATACCACAGGTCTTATTTAA
- a CDS encoding DUF6906 family protein: protein MKHLKRLTLTQKKILSSLGLNANNYLRFTQHWESFMVVDLKTNKILAPIRC, encoded by the coding sequence ATAAAACATTTAAAGAGATTAACACTTACACAAAAGAAAATACTAAGTAGTTTAGGATTAAATGCAAACAATTATTTAAGGTTTACACAACACTGGGAGAGTTTTATGGTAGTAGACTTAAAGACAAACAAAATTTTAGCACCTATAAGATGCTAA
- a CDS encoding helix-turn-helix domain-containing protein, with translation MNKTEKLKHIILSKYTSIREFSKIVDIPSTTLTSALDKNIGGMAVDRIIKICDVLNIDIKTFEPLNNSSDNSQLSHQEKTLIKNFNKLNDLGKEKVVIYTQDLLDNPKFSTNDEICATKVPYLVACHNDDLSKEEKDAMDKKINAFLNK, from the coding sequence ATGAACAAAACAGAAAAGTTAAAACATATTATCTTAAGTAAATATACTAGTATAAGAGAGTTCTCAAAAATTGTTGATATTCCAAGTACGACATTAACAAGTGCACTAGATAAAAATATTGGTGGAATGGCTGTTGATAGAATTATAAAAATATGTGACGTATTAAATATAGATATAAAAACTTTTGAACCTCTAAATAATTCTTCAGATAACTCTCAATTATCACATCAAGAAAAAACTTTAATAAAAAACTTTAATAAACTAAATGATTTAGGTAAAGAGAAAGTAGTTATATATACACAGGATTTATTAGATAATCCTAAATTCTCAACTAATGATGAAATATGTGCTACAAAAGTGCCTTATCTAGTTGCTTGTCATAATGATGACTTATCTAAAGAAGAAAAAGATGCAATGGATAAAAAAATTAATGCATTTTTAAATAAATAA
- a CDS encoding ATP-binding protein: MDLSHQNQKSHMLIPQVLFKCEKCKDTGWIIGKDNLSMTRCKCQEGEIAKRQWIKRGINPEKSDKTFGNFKVWNDTSMIAKNTATSYYKKFDDIRDSKQNSIIFCGQVGSGKTHLSIALALNFIKKGTNVIYMPYRDVVTALKQNMIDYEYYKREISKYQLAEILLIDDLFKGKVTESDVNIMFEIINYRYLNNLPIIVSTEFIIEKMLNFDEGVGSRIYEMCKHFIVQIEGKENNYRLKA, from the coding sequence ATGGATTTAAGCCACCAAAACCAAAAATCACACATGTTGATACCACAGGTCTTATTTAAGTGTGAAAAATGCAAAGATACAGGATGGATAATAGGGAAAGATAATTTATCAATGACTAGGTGTAAGTGCCAAGAAGGGGAAATAGCCAAAAGGCAATGGATAAAACGAGGTATTAATCCAGAAAAGTCAGATAAGACCTTTGGAAATTTCAAAGTATGGAATGATACCTCAATGATAGCTAAAAACACAGCTACATCTTATTACAAGAAATTTGATGATATAAGAGATTCTAAGCAAAATTCAATAATATTTTGTGGACAAGTAGGCAGTGGAAAAACACATTTAAGCATAGCACTAGCATTAAATTTTATCAAGAAAGGTACTAATGTAATCTATATGCCTTATAGAGATGTTGTTACAGCTCTAAAGCAAAATATGATTGATTATGAATATTACAAAAGAGAAATAAGCAAATATCAACTAGCTGAGATACTACTAATTGATGATTTATTCAAAGGAAAAGTAACTGAATCAGATGTAAATATAATGTTTGAAATTATAAATTATAGGTATTTAAATAATTTACCAATAATAGTTTCTACAGAATTTATTATTGAAAAAATGCTAAATTTTGATGAAGGTGTAGGCAGTAGGATATATGAAATGTGTAAACATTTTATAGTGCAAATAGAGGGTAAAGAAAATAACTATAGATTGAAAGCTTAG
- a CDS encoding Holliday junction resolvase RecU produces MIKLAKNEGKKFEEDFKRSVPEWCWCNRYKDGTANFKGDKNENVRFQAHNICDFEVFAKDKLFLLELKSYQGVSIPLSGIRKNQLEGMIKASRYKNVIPYFLLNFRGIQRVYAIKIQTLYEFIGTTTRKSIPLKWCIENGIEIPSEQKRTRFRYNLEILFSEQIEESEVKESKGWKYKELKLGV; encoded by the coding sequence GTGATAAAATTGGCAAAGAATGAAGGTAAGAAGTTTGAAGAGGATTTTAAAAGGTCAGTTCCAGAGTGGTGCTGGTGCAACAGATATAAAGATGGTACTGCAAACTTCAAAGGAGATAAAAATGAAAATGTAAGATTCCAGGCTCATAACATATGTGACTTTGAAGTGTTTGCAAAAGATAAATTGTTTCTATTAGAACTTAAGAGTTATCAAGGAGTAAGCATACCGTTAAGTGGAATAAGAAAAAATCAGTTAGAAGGAATGATAAAGGCTAGTAGATATAAAAATGTAATACCTTATTTTTTACTTAATTTTAGGGGTATACAACGAGTTTATGCAATAAAGATACAAACACTTTATGAGTTCATTGGAACAACTACTAGGAAGTCTATACCATTAAAATGGTGTATTGAAAATGGAATAGAGATACCTAGTGAACAAAAGAGGACAAGATTCAGATATAACTTAGAGATTCTATTTAGTGAACAAATTGAAGAAAGTGAAGTTAAGGAAAGCAAAGGCTGGAAATACAAAGAACTTAAATTAGGAGTATAG
- a CDS encoding ERF family protein has protein sequence MAVYEKLLKVQSELKAPKSQFNKFGNYAYRNCEDILESVKPLLLENKLSLMIADEILLVGDRYYIKATATIVDIETGDKESVSAFAREEENKKGMDASQLTGSTSSYARKYALNGLFCIDDTKDSDTTNTGSKTSNKTSSKKLSQAQLKRLYAIASAAGYDANVIKNQAIKKYNVQHLEDMTKTQYDELCAGYEKLKK, from the coding sequence GTGGCAGTATATGAGAAATTACTTAAAGTACAAAGTGAGTTAAAAGCTCCTAAAAGTCAGTTTAATAAGTTTGGTAATTATGCTTATAGAAACTGTGAAGATATATTGGAATCAGTTAAACCTTTATTGTTAGAGAATAAGCTATCTTTAATGATAGCGGATGAAATATTGCTAGTAGGTGATAGATACTATATAAAAGCAACAGCAACTATTGTAGATATTGAAACAGGAGATAAAGAAAGTGTTAGTGCATTTGCAAGAGAAGAAGAAAATAAAAAAGGAATGGATGCAAGTCAGCTTACAGGTAGTACAAGCTCATATGCCAGAAAGTATGCTTTAAATGGATTATTCTGCATAGATGATACTAAAGATTCAGATACAACAAATACAGGTTCAAAAACAAGTAATAAAACTAGCAGTAAAAAACTAAGTCAGGCACAACTAAAAAGACTTTATGCAATAGCAAGTGCAGCTGGATATGATGCTAATGTAATAAAGAATCAAGCAATAAAGAAATATAATGTTCAACATTTAGAAGATATGACAAAAACTCAATATGATGAATTATGTGCCGGATATGAGAAGCTAAAGAAATAG